One part of the Glycine soja cultivar W05 chromosome 11, ASM419377v2, whole genome shotgun sequence genome encodes these proteins:
- the LOC114377139 gene encoding extensin-2-like isoform X2, translating into MGTRQWPRLILALAFCLIAMSVGADYKPYYGQPSNYYPRPPPPPYQQVNPPYYHKSPPYYYKSPPPPSPSPPPPYVYKFPPYHYKSPPPPSSSPPPPYVYKSPPPPPPSPPPPYVYKSPPPPSPSPPPPYVYKSPPPPSPSPPPPYVYMSPPPLSPSPLPPYVYKSPPPPSPSPPPPYAYKSPPPPSPSPPPPYIYKSPPPPSPSPPPPYIYKSPPPPSPSPPPPPSPSPPPPSPSPPPPYVYKSPPPPSPSPPPPYIYKSSPPPSSSPPPPYVYKSPPPPSPSPPPPYIYKSPPPPSPSPPPPYVYKSPPPPSPSPPPPYVYKSPPPPSPSPPPPYIYKSPPPPSPSPPPPYVYKSPPPPSPSPPPPYIYNSPPPPSPSPPPPYVYKSPPPPSPFPPPPYVYKSPPPPSPSPPPPYVYKSPPPPSPSPPTPYVYKSPPPPSPSPPPSYIYKSPPPPSPSPPSPYVYKSPPPPSPSPPPLYYYKSPPPPSPSPPPPPYHPYLYNSPPPPVY; encoded by the exons ATGGGAACGAGGCAATGGCCTCGACTGATCCTTGCATTGGCATTTTGCCTAATAGCTATGAGTGTTGGTGCTGATTATAAGCCTTACTATGGCCAACCGTCTAACTACTATCCACGCCCCCCACCACCACCATATCAGCAAGTAAATCCACCCTACTATCACAAGTCACCTccatattattataaatctccACCTCCACCCTCTCCATCACCACCACCTCCTTATGTCTACAAATTCCCTCCATACCATTACaagtctcctccaccaccatcTTCTTCACCTCCTCCACCCTATGTCTATAAATCACCACCACCCCCACCCCCTTCACCACCTCCTCCATATGTTTATAAGTCTCCCCCTCCACCTTCTCCATCACCTCCTCCTCCCTATGTTTACAAGTCCCCACCTCCACCTTCTCCTTCCCCTCCTCCACCATATGTCTATATGTCTCCTCCTCCtctttccccttctcctctcccACCATATGTTTACAAGTCTCCTCCCCCGCCATCACCTTCACCACCTCCACCTTATGCTTACAAGTCTCCACCACCCCCATCACCTTCACCACCTCCACCTTATATTTACAAGTCACCACCCCCACCATCTCCATCTCCACCACCTCCATATATTTATAAGTCACCACCTCCACCGTCCCCTTCTCCTCCTCCACCTCCTTCTCCATCCCCACCACCTCCATCTCCATCACCTCCTCCACCATAT GTTTACAAGTCTCCACCACCCCCATCACCTTCACCACCTCCACCTTATATTTACAAGTCATCACCTCCACCATCTTCATCTCCACCACCTCCATACGTTTACAAgtctccaccaccaccatctccATCTCCGCCACCTCCATATATTTATAAGTCACCACCTCCACcgtctccttctcctcctccaccTTATGTCTATAAGTCCCCTCCACCTCCATCTCCATCACCTCCTCCACCATATGTTTACAAGTCTCCACCACCCCCATCGCCTTCACCACCTCCACCTTATATTTACAAGTCACCACCCCCACCATCTCCATCTCCACCACCTCCATATGTTTACAAgtctccaccaccaccatctccATCTCCACCACCTCCATATATTTATAACTCACCACCTCCACCATCCCCTTCTCCTCCTCCACCTTATGTCTATAAGTCCCCTccacctccttctccattcccaCCACCTCCATATGTCTACAAATCTCCACCCCCTCCATCTCCATCACCTCCTCCACCATATGTTTATaagtcaccaccaccaccttctcCATCACCACCTACACCATATGTTTACAAATCCCCTCCTCCACCATCTCCATCACCTCCTCCGTCATATATTTATAAGTCACCACCACCTCCTTCACCTTCACCACCTTCTCCATATGTATATAAATCTCCACCTCCACCTTCTCCATCGCCTCCTCCACTATATTACTATAAGTCACCACCTCCTCCATCACCCtcacctcctcctccaccataTCATCCTTACCTCTATAACTCACCCCCACCTCCGGTATATTAA
- the LOC114377139 gene encoding extensin-2-like isoform X1, producing MGTRQWPRLILALAFCLIAMSVGADYKPYYGQPSNYYPRPPPPPYQQVNPPYYHKSPPYYYKSPPPPSPSPPPPYVYKFPPYHYKSPPPPSSSPPPPYVYKSPPPPPPSPPPPYVYKSPPPPSPSPPPPYVYKSPPPPSPSPPPPYVYMSPPPLSPSPLPPYVYKSPPPPSPSPPPPYAYKSPPPPSPSPPPPYIYKSPPPPSPSPPPPYIYKSPPPPSPSPPPPPSPSPPPPSPSPPPPYVYKSPPPPSPSPPPPYIYKSPPPPSPSPPPPYVYKSPPPPSPSPPPPYIYKSPPPPSPSPPPPYVYKSPPPPSPSPPPPYVYKSPPPPSPSPPPPYIYKSSPPPSSSPPPPYVYKSPPPPSPSPPPPYIYKSPPPPSPSPPPPYVYKSPPPPSPSPPPPYVYKSPPPPSPSPPPPYIYKSPPPPSPSPPPPYVYKSPPPPSPSPPPPYIYNSPPPPSPSPPPPYVYKSPPPPSPFPPPPYVYKSPPPPSPSPPPPYVYKSPPPPSPSPPTPYVYKSPPPPSPSPPPSYIYKSPPPPSPSPPSPYVYKSPPPPSPSPPPLYYYKSPPPPSPSPPPPPYHPYLYNSPPPPVY from the coding sequence ATGGGAACGAGGCAATGGCCTCGACTGATCCTTGCATTGGCATTTTGCCTAATAGCTATGAGTGTTGGTGCTGATTATAAGCCTTACTATGGCCAACCGTCTAACTACTATCCACGCCCCCCACCACCACCATATCAGCAAGTAAATCCACCCTACTATCACAAGTCACCTccatattattataaatctccACCTCCACCCTCTCCATCACCACCACCTCCTTATGTCTACAAATTCCCTCCATACCATTACaagtctcctccaccaccatcTTCTTCACCTCCTCCACCCTATGTCTATAAATCACCACCACCCCCACCCCCTTCACCACCTCCTCCATATGTTTATAAGTCTCCCCCTCCACCTTCTCCATCACCTCCTCCTCCCTATGTTTACAAGTCCCCACCTCCACCTTCTCCTTCCCCTCCTCCACCATATGTCTATATGTCTCCTCCTCCtctttccccttctcctctcccACCATATGTTTACAAGTCTCCTCCCCCGCCATCACCTTCACCACCTCCACCTTATGCTTACAAGTCTCCACCACCCCCATCACCTTCACCACCTCCACCTTATATTTACAAGTCACCACCCCCACCATCTCCATCTCCACCACCTCCATATATTTATAAGTCACCACCTCCACCGTCCCCTTCTCCTCCTCCACCTCCTTCTCCATCCCCACCACCTCCATCTCCATCACCTCCTCCACCATATGTTTACAAGTCTCCACCACCCCCATCACCTTCACCACCTCCACCTTATATTTACAAGTCACCACCTCCACCATCTCCATCTCCACCACCTCCATACGTTTACAAgtctccaccaccaccatctccATCTCCACCACCTCCATATATTTATAAGTCACCACCTCCACCGTCCCCTTCTCCTCCTCCACCTTATGTCTATAAGTCCCCTCCACCTCCTTCTCCATCACCTCCTCCACCATATGTTTACAAGTCTCCACCACCCCCATCACCTTCACCACCTCCACCTTATATTTACAAGTCATCACCTCCACCATCTTCATCTCCACCACCTCCATACGTTTACAAgtctccaccaccaccatctccATCTCCGCCACCTCCATATATTTATAAGTCACCACCTCCACcgtctccttctcctcctccaccTTATGTCTATAAGTCCCCTCCACCTCCATCTCCATCACCTCCTCCACCATATGTTTACAAGTCTCCACCACCCCCATCGCCTTCACCACCTCCACCTTATATTTACAAGTCACCACCCCCACCATCTCCATCTCCACCACCTCCATATGTTTACAAgtctccaccaccaccatctccATCTCCACCACCTCCATATATTTATAACTCACCACCTCCACCATCCCCTTCTCCTCCTCCACCTTATGTCTATAAGTCCCCTccacctccttctccattcccaCCACCTCCATATGTCTACAAATCTCCACCCCCTCCATCTCCATCACCTCCTCCACCATATGTTTATaagtcaccaccaccaccttctcCATCACCACCTACACCATATGTTTACAAATCCCCTCCTCCACCATCTCCATCACCTCCTCCGTCATATATTTATAAGTCACCACCACCTCCTTCACCTTCACCACCTTCTCCATATGTATATAAATCTCCACCTCCACCTTCTCCATCGCCTCCTCCACTATATTACTATAAGTCACCACCTCCTCCATCACCCtcacctcctcctccaccataTCATCCTTACCTCTATAACTCACCCCCACCTCCGGTATATTAA
- the LOC114372854 gene encoding polyadenylate-binding protein RBP47B'-like isoform X2, which translates to MVATAIEEVRTLWIGDLQYWVDESYLSQCFAHNGEVVSIKIIRNKLTGQPEGYGFVEFVSHASAEAFLRTYNGAQMPGTEQTFRLNWASFGDSGPDHSIFVGDLAPDVTDFLLQETFRAHYPSVKGAKVVTDPATGRSKGYGFVKFADEAQRNRAMTEMNGVYCSTRPMRISAATPKKNASFQHQYAPPKAMYQFPAYSAPVSAVAPENDVNNTTVCIGNLDLNVTEEELKQTFMQFGDIVLVKIYAGKGYGYVQFGTRVSAEDAIQRMQGKVIGQQVIQISWGSSMTARQDVPGGWGVQMDPSQWSAYYGYGQGYEAYAYGATQDPSIYTYGAYAGYAQYPQQVEGAQDMSVVSMPMEELYDPLAMPDVDKLNAAYLSIHGSSILGRSLWQRTSQSLQQA; encoded by the exons ATGGTGGCGACGGCGATCGAGGAAGTGCGAACCCTCTGGATTGGCGATTTACAGTACTGGGTGGACGAGTCCTATCTCTCTCAGTGCTTCGCCCACAACGGCGAAGTGGTTTCCATTAAAATCATCCGCAACAAGCTAACGGGCCAGCCCGAGGGCTACGGCTTCGTCGAGTTCGTCTCGCACGCCTCGGCCGAAGCCTTTCTCCGAACCTACAATGGAGCCCAAATGCCCGGCACGGAGCAGACCTTCAGGCTCAATTGGGCCTCGTTCGGGGACTCCGGGCCCGACCACTCCATCTTCGTCGGCGATCTCGCCCCCGACGTCACCGATTTTCTCCTCCAGGAAACCTTTCGGGCCCATTATCCGTCCGTTAAAGGGGCCAAAGTCGTCACCGACCCCGCCACTGGCCGCTCCAAGGGCTATGGGTTCGTTAAGTTCGCCGATGAGGCCCAGAGGAACCGCGCCATGACTGAAATGAACGGCGTTTATTGCTCCACGCGCCCAATGCGTATTAGTGCTGCCACACCTAAGAAGAACGCTTCTTTTCAACACCAATATGCTCCACCTAAAG CAATGTATCAATTTCCTGCATACAGTGCTCCAGTGAGTGCTGTTGCGCCGGAGAATGATGTGAATAATACCACT GTTTGTATTGGTAATTTGGATCTTAATGTGACGGAGGAGGAGCTTAAGCAAACCTTTATGCAATTTGGAGATATTGTGTTGGTGAAAATTTATGCGGGCAAAGGATATGGTTATGTTCAATTTGGAACTAG AGTGTCTGCTGAAGATGCCATTCAGAGAATGCAAGGGAAGGTAATAGGTCAACAAGTTATCCAAATTTCTTGGGGCAGCTCCATGACAGCTAGACAG GATGTGCCCGGTGGCTGGGGTGTACAGATGGATCCAAGTCAATGGAGTGCCTACTATGGATATGGACAGGGTTATGAAGCATATGCTTATGGTGCTACTCAAGATCCCTCCATTTATACTTATGGTGCATATGCTGGTTATGCACAATACCCTCAACAG GTTGAAGGTGCTCAAGACATGTCAGTAGTGTCTATGCCTATGGAGGAATTGTATGATCCCCTGGCAATGCCTGATGTCGATAA ATTAAATGCTGCATATCTTTCAATACATGGAAGTTCCATTTTAGGGCGGTCCCTTTGGCAGAGAACTTCACAATCTTTACAGCAAGCCTAG
- the LOC114372854 gene encoding polyadenylate-binding protein RBP47B'-like isoform X1, whose protein sequence is MVATAIEEVRTLWIGDLQYWVDESYLSQCFAHNGEVVSIKIIRNKLTGQPEGYGFVEFVSHASAEAFLRTYNGAQMPGTEQTFRLNWASFGDSGPDHSIFVGDLAPDVTDFLLQETFRAHYPSVKGAKVVTDPATGRSKGYGFVKFADEAQRNRAMTEMNGVYCSTRPMRISAATPKKNASFQHQYAPPKAMYQFPAYSAPVSAVAPENDVNNTTVSWVCIGNLDLNVTEEELKQTFMQFGDIVLVKIYAGKGYGYVQFGTRVSAEDAIQRMQGKVIGQQVIQISWGSSMTARQDVPGGWGVQMDPSQWSAYYGYGQGYEAYAYGATQDPSIYTYGAYAGYAQYPQQVEGAQDMSVVSMPMEELYDPLAMPDVDKLNAAYLSIHGSSILGRSLWQRTSQSLQQA, encoded by the exons ATGGTGGCGACGGCGATCGAGGAAGTGCGAACCCTCTGGATTGGCGATTTACAGTACTGGGTGGACGAGTCCTATCTCTCTCAGTGCTTCGCCCACAACGGCGAAGTGGTTTCCATTAAAATCATCCGCAACAAGCTAACGGGCCAGCCCGAGGGCTACGGCTTCGTCGAGTTCGTCTCGCACGCCTCGGCCGAAGCCTTTCTCCGAACCTACAATGGAGCCCAAATGCCCGGCACGGAGCAGACCTTCAGGCTCAATTGGGCCTCGTTCGGGGACTCCGGGCCCGACCACTCCATCTTCGTCGGCGATCTCGCCCCCGACGTCACCGATTTTCTCCTCCAGGAAACCTTTCGGGCCCATTATCCGTCCGTTAAAGGGGCCAAAGTCGTCACCGACCCCGCCACTGGCCGCTCCAAGGGCTATGGGTTCGTTAAGTTCGCCGATGAGGCCCAGAGGAACCGCGCCATGACTGAAATGAACGGCGTTTATTGCTCCACGCGCCCAATGCGTATTAGTGCTGCCACACCTAAGAAGAACGCTTCTTTTCAACACCAATATGCTCCACCTAAAG CAATGTATCAATTTCCTGCATACAGTGCTCCAGTGAGTGCTGTTGCGCCGGAGAATGATGTGAATAATACCACTGTAAGTTGG GTTTGTATTGGTAATTTGGATCTTAATGTGACGGAGGAGGAGCTTAAGCAAACCTTTATGCAATTTGGAGATATTGTGTTGGTGAAAATTTATGCGGGCAAAGGATATGGTTATGTTCAATTTGGAACTAG AGTGTCTGCTGAAGATGCCATTCAGAGAATGCAAGGGAAGGTAATAGGTCAACAAGTTATCCAAATTTCTTGGGGCAGCTCCATGACAGCTAGACAG GATGTGCCCGGTGGCTGGGGTGTACAGATGGATCCAAGTCAATGGAGTGCCTACTATGGATATGGACAGGGTTATGAAGCATATGCTTATGGTGCTACTCAAGATCCCTCCATTTATACTTATGGTGCATATGCTGGTTATGCACAATACCCTCAACAG GTTGAAGGTGCTCAAGACATGTCAGTAGTGTCTATGCCTATGGAGGAATTGTATGATCCCCTGGCAATGCCTGATGTCGATAA ATTAAATGCTGCATATCTTTCAATACATGGAAGTTCCATTTTAGGGCGGTCCCTTTGGCAGAGAACTTCACAATCTTTACAGCAAGCCTAG
- the LOC114375692 gene encoding aldehyde dehydrogenase family 3 member F1-like — translation MEITMQTLERDLNDTRGYYESGKTKEESWRESQLKGLRRFLLEKQVDIMNALMHDLGKHQLEAFRDEIGTLIKTVNLALKSLKDWMSGKKAALPQLALLTSAEIVPEPLGLVLIISSWNFPIGISLEPLIGAVAAGNAAVLKPSELSPACSSLLASSLPTYLDDKAIKVIQGGPQETQQLLEQRWDKIFFTGSARVGRIVMSSAVKHLTPVTLELGGKCPAVVDSLSSSWDKEVTVKRIIVGKYGTCAGQACITIDYVLVEKGYCLKLVELMKVWIKKMFGQNPRKSKTIAKIVNKHHFSRLKNLLADKQVKGSVVYGGSMDEQNLFIEPTILVDPPLEAAIMSEEIFGPLLPIITVEKIEDSIKFINARPKPLALYVFTKNHTLQRRMISETSSGSVTINDAVLQYAADTIPFGGVGESGFGMYHGKFSFDTFSHQKAIVRRSFLTDFWYRYPPWTLNKLQLLEVSYNYDYLGLLLVLLGLKRPSKRLIADHV, via the exons ATGGAGATCACTATGCAAACTTTGGAGAGAGACCTAAATGACACGAGGGGGTATTATGAGAGTGGAAAGACTAAGGAAGAGTCTTGGAGAGAATCGCAGCTCAAAGGGCTGCGTCGTTTTCTCTTGGAAAAACAAGTAGATATCATGAATGCCCTCATGCATGATTTAGGGAAACATCAACTTGAAGCTTTCAGAGACGAG ATAGGAACGTTGATTAAGACCGTAAATTtggcattgaagtctttgaaagatTGGATGTCAGGAAAAAAG gcTGCGTTGCCACAATTAGCATTGCTCACCAGTGCAGAAATTGTTCCGGAGCCACTTGGTCTGGTTCTCATTATTTCATCTTGGAATTTCCCCATTG GAATATCCTTGGAGCCACTGATAGGAGCAGTAGCTGCGGGAAATGCAGCAGTCTTAAAGCCTTCAGAGTTGTCTCCGGCATGTTCTTCTCTACTTGCTTCTAGTCTCCCCACTTATTTGGACGATAAAGCCATTAAGGTGATCCAAGGAGGGCCACAAGAGACCCAGCAACTTCTAGAGCAAAGATGGGACAAAATCTTCTTCACAg GAAGTGCACGAGTGGGGCGGATTGTGATGTCTTCTGCTGTGAAGCATCTAACTCCTGTGACTTTGGAGTTGGGTGGAAAATGCCCTGCAGTTGTTGATTCCCTTTCATCTTCTTGGGACAAAGAGGTCACTGTGAAGAGAATAATTGTGGGGAAATATGGGACTTGTGCTGGTCAAGCATGCATAACAATTGATTATGTCCTTGTGGAAAAGGGTTATTGTTTAAAACTG gTGGAATTGATGAAGGTCTGGATCAAGAAAATGTTTGGACAGAACCCTCGAAAATCAAAAACTATTGCTAAGATAGTTAATAAACACCACTTCTCTAGATTGAAGAATCTTCTTGCGGATAAACAGGTCAAAGGTTCTGTGGTTTATGGTGGTTCAATGGACGAACAAAACTT ATTTATTGAGCCAACGATCTTGGTGGATCCCCCACTGGAAGCAGCAATTATGTCGGAAGAGATTTTTGGCCCATTGCTTCCAATTATTACC GTGGAGAAGATTGAGGACagtattaaattcataaatGCTAGACCTAAGCCTCTTGCCCTCTATGTTTTCACCAAAAACCATACACTCCAGAGAAGAATGATATCTGAAACATCATCTGGCAGTGTGACTATCAATGATGCAGTTCTACAA TATGCAGCTGATACTATTCCATTTGGAGGAGTTGGGGAAAGTGGGTTTGGCATGTACCATGGGAAATTCTCCTTTGACACATTTAGCCACCAGAAAGCAATTGTAAGAAGAAGTTTCCTCACTGACTTTTGGTATAGATATCCTCCATGGACACTAAATAAGTTACAACTACTTGAAGTCTCTTACAATTATGATTATCTGGGATTGCTCCTTGTCCTGTTGGGCTTAAAGAGACCATCAAAACGCTTAATCGCAGATCATGTTTAA
- the LOC114377115 gene encoding uncharacterized protein LOC114377115, with amino-acid sequence MEGEASFSHITLPIFDGENYDLWEVKMQSYMESLDLWDAVEEDYEIYPMPENLTMAQIKNHKERKMKKAKVRSYLFTGISQMIFIRIMTLKSPKAIWDYLKEEYAVDDRIRSMQVLNLRKKFELQRMEESETIKEYSNKLLGIANKIKLLEVILLIREL; translated from the coding sequence ATGGAAGGTGAAGCAAGTTTTTCccacataactcttccaatctttgatggaGAGAATTATGATCTTTGGGAAGTGAAAATGCAATCCTACATGGAGTCTTTGGATTTGTGGGATGCTGTGGAAGaggattatgaaatatatcCGATGCCTGAAAATCTCACCATggcccaaattaaaaatcacaaggaaagaaagatgaagaaggcaaaggtgAGGTCATATTTGTTCACTGGTATTTCACAAATGATATTCATCAGAATCATGACTCTTAAATCACCCAAAGCAATTTGGGATTATCTGAAAGAGGAATACGCAGTAGATGATAGAATACGAAGCATGCAAGTGttgaatttaaggaaaaaatttGAGCTTCAAAGGATGGAAGAGTCAgagacaatcaaagaatactcaAACAAATTGTTGGGTATTGCCAACAAGATAAAGTTGTTGGAAGTGATTTTGCTGATTCGAGAATTGTAG